Below is a window of Desmonostoc muscorum LEGE 12446 DNA.
TGCTGTTAATTGGTAATTGGACTGAAGAATTGATTGAGTCAGGAACTTTTGCCAGCACAGGTGAACCGAGAATGCATAACAAACCTATTAAGAAGTAAAAAGACAAACGTATTGCTTTTTGCCTTTTAACTTTTAGAGAATTTGCGCCGGAAAACCTGGTTGTTTGAGTTATGGGCATAGCAAGAAGTAGGTATTGAAGAAGAATACAGAATTCAGAATTCAGCAATTTTTCAGTGGGGATTCATACCCGCCACTGAATTGTTGCACCACTAAATTTTCTTGTTTTGTGGGGGTCTTAAACCCAGTTATTCAGACGCTACGCTATCCGCTTTTTCGGTCAGAATACCCAACTGAATTCTGACGACTGACGCCAATATTGCTGTTCGATAACTACGAACGCACAGGACTAACTGTAGGTACTTGGACTACCAGGGTAATGTTACCATTGGCATCCATCAACAATCTCTGAGCTTCTACAATCTTATTTATCAGGATTTGGATGAAGTTTTATTCTTTAAATCTCTACTTCTTGAGTGATTTTTGTGTAAGTATTGCTGTTATTGGAGTTTTTCGGTAGCGATCAAAAGCGTCTGATACCAATTTGAAAAAAAAATGCGACAAATACACTGGGTAGGGTAGCACAGCGGTGCTACCCTACAGATGATCGATCTGTTGCAAAGAGTCTAGAATCCCCCGTGTTCCCAACCGGGGGAGATGTCAAAACAATCCCTCCGATTCTGCGAATTTACGCAAACGCGGTACACACTGGCGCTGATAAAAACTACTCAATGTCGGAATTGACAACCCAAAGTCCTCAGACAACTCTCTCCAGCTAACTTCCGGGGGTAGGCGTTTGAGAATTAACACCTGACAATTGACATCTGGACGCCCTTTGATACAAGTACGGCGCAGTTCTCCATCAGAGTCTGTATTGGCCCAGTTCTCCAAATCTTCGAGAATTGGAGGTGCTTGGGGGGTAGCCGGGAGGTTATCTACAGGATCAATGGTTTCACTTGTTCCACCAGATGTAGACTGACGAATCCTAAGAGGGACTGTTGTGGCTTGTTCCCGGTTTTGATTAAGGTAAAAGTCTTGTAGTCTCCGTTTTAGGTAAGCATTCAGCCAGGTGATTACGGTACCATAATCGGGGTCATATGTTTGACCTGTCAAACCCTCACAAACATTACGGCAGAAATACAACCAAGTTTGTTGTAGTGCGTCTTGATAATAGGGAGTACTTTCCCTCCAGAGTCTACTTGCTGTCAGACGAATAATTTGTGTGAGCAGCTTCTGACGCTGAGGGGTTCCAGGTGGGTATCCACAGGCTTCGGTAACTAAGCGGCGTAGCTGTTCATCGAATTGAACCATGACAATCTTGAGGAACAAAGCAAGAATATCTTAGTATTGCGTATAACAACGCCTTAGAAAATTACCTTTCGTCACGATACTGTATCTTTTTTCAAAGGGAGTGGGGAATAGGGATTGGCGACTGGGGACTGGGGAATAGGTATTTTGAGTCTTTGAACTGGATGAATCCACCTTTGAACTGGATAAACAAGTCTCTAATTTTCCTTGCTCCCCAGTACCTAATCCCCAGTCCCCAATCCCTAGTCCCCTCAATACAATCCGAACCAAGACAGAAGATTTTCCCACCAAGAAAGTCTGAGATTACTTACACTCAGTTTCATTTTGTTACGAATGTCTTGGATATTCCAGTTGGTTAGCTTAGCTAGGGTTTGTGCTTCTTGTTCAAAACGCTTGGGCAAAGAACGCTTATATTCTCTACCCGCCTGACACTTGAGTTCTCCTTGGAAGGGATGTTGCAAAACATAACGCCCTTGGAAGGAATCACGATTACCAGTTTGTTGGAATATCAAGTCTTCTGGGAATTTGTCGCGGGTGTAGCGGACATGCAATCGGGAGATGAAGACATTACTTCCAGGAAAGGGACGACGAAAGTTCGGGGGTGCTGGTACATTACTGGCAGAATTATCATCTAGCCAAAATACGCCTGCTTGCTTGAGTTCTTCTGGGGTTAGGGGATCGGCAGAACAGGGATCGCAATTACCCATGTCCCAAGCGTATTCTAAAAAACCAACTTTCTTGTCTTCTTTGGTGTAGACAGTTTGAAACATGGATTTGTAAAATTCACCAAATTCATTTTTCACAAATAAGGGAATGTTGGCATTGGAGGGGATTTTCACCGTGCGGTAATTAGTGATTTCTGCCTGTCCTTCCGCTGAGAGGATGTAAACAATTAAATCCTGCTCTGTGGTGGCGTTGATCATGCCCAAACGAATTGGTAACATGAATCTGGGTGACTGGTAAGAAATTTGTAGCGGACGAAGGTATTGGTAGCCAGATTTCTCGAATTTATCTAAGTTAACTTTGGCAACAAAGAATTTCATTGAGGAGCGGACATAGGGTTTAAGTAACTGTTTGGCACCTCTAGGAATTTTGTAGCCATTGCGTTGAAGCCAAGTTTCCAGTCCGCCAGATTCTTTAGCACTGAGAATCACGATGTCGTATTCACCCACATTAAAACGTGCTTCTACCGTCACACCCAAACTATCATCACCTCTAGCCCTCCCTGACTCATTGCTTGCTGCTGGTGCTGGTGCTGCTAGTGGTCTGTCATACTCGTAAACTGGGGCACAAGGATCTGAGTCAAAATATTCGACCAATCGCGGCGCACTAAAAGCATCTAAACGTTCAATAATCTTGGGTTCCGCCACGCGGACTTGCTCTTTTTGTATTACCGTTGGCACGGGCACCACCATTGCAAAATCTTTGACTTGGCCTTGAAAATCGTTTGCCATTGTCAAGACAGTGCGATCGCCATTTCGCGCTATTACTACCTGAGATGCTTTGTTATACAGCTTTGTATCAGCTTTCGCTACATAAAATCCACAAAATGCCCAAGCTGCCGGCGCAAAGCACAAAACAACTACAATTGCCAACAATAATGGCGTCAAAAGTCGAAAAATTTTCATTTTATACCTCTTTGTATTTTGGATTTTAGATTTTGGATTTTGGATTTTGGATTTTTTATTGAATTCAAAGTCTTAAATTGGCAGAGTTAAGAGTTCTCCCCCATCTCCCTCATCCCCCTCATCTCCCTCATCTCCCCCATCCCCCTCATCCCCCCTTTGCCAAAAAAACCTCGGGGCTGACCAAAGAAAATCTATCAGAATAGTCAATGGTGCAAGGATGAAGAGTGCCCAAAAAACTGCGGTGGAAAGAAAGAAATAATTCCGCAGGATAAAAGTTAATCCAGCGATGCACATTGCCCAAACTACGCGCCCAATTCGGGAATTGGGGATCGATCGCGGATCGGTGATCATAAATAGAGCGAACAACAGCAAAGATCCGCTCATCAATCGGTGCCAGTAAACATCCCAAGTCCAACCCAGCCAGAGATTGCGAATCGCTTCTAACAGGGAATATGCACCTAAAAAAGCTGCTGTGGTGTCCCAGCGACCAATTCGTTGCAAAACCATGCCCCCAGTACCGGCAAATACTAGCCCATACCACCACTCTTCACCCCACTGTCCTGGTGAAACCCAAGCGTCGCGGGTGAAAATCAAGGCACAAATAATGCCAAAATTGCCAGGATTAAAGAAATGCTTATCGCCGACTCGGAAGATAAATTTGCTGGCGATGGCGCTTGCTACGGCGATCGCCATTGTCGTCCAATGATCAGCCCGCAACAGCAAACTCAGTCCCAAAGAGGTAATTAAAGCACTGCGAAGATTTAGGCTTTGTCCCTCTTTGTTTGCAAATGACCAATGACCAATGACTAATGACAATATCGATTGAGTTGTTAGAGAAGTGGCGATCGCTACTGCAATCAACTCTGGTCGCAGTGTCCAGTCTCGTGTACCGATTCCCAAGACTAGGAATAAGCCCAGAAATAGAATTTGGTAGTCTCGTATATCTTTGAGCAACATAATCTATTAATTCGGGGATTACCCGTAGATGTCTCATCAATTTAGACGAGTGCTAACTCAAATGATGTTGCTGTTACAGATTTTGTTACAAAACAGAGCAACTAGTAAGGCACTGGAGTCAGAATATGAGTGGTGAAAACAAAA
It encodes the following:
- a CDS encoding RnfABCDGE type electron transport complex subunit D, producing the protein MLLKDIRDYQILFLGLFLVLGIGTRDWTLRPELIAVAIATSLTTQSILSLVIGHWSFANKEGQSLNLRSALITSLGLSLLLRADHWTTMAIAVASAIASKFIFRVGDKHFFNPGNFGIICALIFTRDAWVSPGQWGEEWWYGLVFAGTGGMVLQRIGRWDTTAAFLGAYSLLEAIRNLWLGWTWDVYWHRLMSGSLLLFALFMITDPRSIPNSRIGRVVWAMCIAGLTFILRNYFFLSTAVFWALFILAPLTILIDFLWSAPRFFWQRGDEGDGGDEGDEGDEGDGGELLTLPI
- a CDS encoding sigma-70 family RNA polymerase sigma factor — protein: MVQFDEQLRRLVTEACGYPPGTPQRQKLLTQIIRLTASRLWRESTPYYQDALQQTWLYFCRNVCEGLTGQTYDPDYGTVITWLNAYLKRRLQDFYLNQNREQATTVPLRIRQSTSGGTSETIDPVDNLPATPQAPPILEDLENWANTDSDGELRRTCIKGRPDVNCQVLILKRLPPEVSWRELSEDFGLSIPTLSSFYQRQCVPRLRKFAESEGLF
- a CDS encoding DUF2330 domain-containing protein codes for the protein MKIFRLLTPLLLAIVVVLCFAPAAWAFCGFYVAKADTKLYNKASQVVIARNGDRTVLTMANDFQGQVKDFAMVVPVPTVIQKEQVRVAEPKIIERLDAFSAPRLVEYFDSDPCAPVYEYDRPLAAPAPAASNESGRARGDDSLGVTVEARFNVGEYDIVILSAKESGGLETWLQRNGYKIPRGAKQLLKPYVRSSMKFFVAKVNLDKFEKSGYQYLRPLQISYQSPRFMLPIRLGMINATTEQDLIVYILSAEGQAEITNYRTVKIPSNANIPLFVKNEFGEFYKSMFQTVYTKEDKKVGFLEYAWDMGNCDPCSADPLTPEELKQAGVFWLDDNSASNVPAPPNFRRPFPGSNVFISRLHVRYTRDKFPEDLIFQQTGNRDSFQGRYVLQHPFQGELKCQAGREYKRSLPKRFEQEAQTLAKLTNWNIQDIRNKMKLSVSNLRLSWWENLLSWFGLY